The Phycisphaeraceae bacterium genome has a window encoding:
- the feoB gene encoding ferrous iron transport protein B — MTHQTGTTIASSPSHGSPERQREIALIGNPNTGKTTLFNRLTGARQRVGNYPGVTVEKKLGTLKLGDHASVAVIDLPGAYSLAAASADERVVLDVLMGRIPGTARPDVVVCVVDASNLMRNLFLASQVADTGIPQVVALNMMDCAREQGVAVDPGLLSQRLGVPVVPITATRGEGVEELKRAIHALLSAASSETLNRQLTADNPSTPGIAPMPWPASVEQAVGELDRAIRHDLGGNEASSVSRVELLRLLFDAHSAIPERLGWPRSKADAAIARARTHLEQHGLDPVSAEAMLRYGRLAELLEGVIVHPGERKPTRGESADRVLTHRVWGLLFFVGLMTLVFQSIYTLAGPLMDGIDALTGWMQEIAGGWLESTPMLASLVADGVIGGVGSVVIFLPQILILFFFIALLEDTGYMARAAFLMDRMFSWCGLNGKSFVPMLSSYACAIPGVMATRTIEDPKARLVTILIAPLMSCSARLPVYVLLIGAFVEPRYGPWWAGFTLVAMHFVGLLVAIPVAMALNRWVIRGTRIPFVMEMPPYRTPQLRDVLWRMVERGGAFLRRAGTIIFAMTIIIWALVYFPRSASVEQAATQRFIDQTAAEMALPAADVADLVERNDADANDRFDEELAARLSNSVEGAFVEHSYLGRLGRTVQPIFSPAGFDWRITIGVLASFPAREVIIATLGIIYNLGSEVDEESDTLVAAMRNARWESGPRAGEPVFTIPVAAAIMVFFALCLQCGSTVAVIARESAWKWAIFAFCYMTALAWVGAVLTYQTLRLVIAS, encoded by the coding sequence ATGACGCACCAGACCGGCACCACGATCGCCTCGTCACCCAGCCACGGCTCTCCCGAGCGTCAGCGCGAGATCGCCCTGATCGGCAATCCCAACACGGGCAAGACCACGCTCTTCAACCGTCTCACGGGGGCGCGGCAGCGCGTGGGCAATTACCCGGGCGTCACCGTCGAGAAGAAACTCGGCACGCTGAAACTGGGCGACCACGCATCGGTCGCCGTGATCGACCTGCCGGGCGCCTACTCGCTGGCCGCCGCCAGCGCGGATGAGCGCGTGGTGCTGGACGTGCTGATGGGCCGCATCCCCGGCACGGCGAGGCCCGACGTGGTCGTCTGCGTGGTGGACGCATCCAACCTGATGCGCAACCTGTTCCTGGCCTCGCAGGTGGCGGACACGGGAATCCCCCAGGTGGTCGCGCTCAACATGATGGACTGCGCCCGCGAGCAGGGCGTGGCCGTGGACCCCGGGCTGCTCTCCCAGCGGCTGGGCGTGCCGGTCGTGCCCATCACCGCGACCAGGGGCGAGGGCGTCGAGGAACTCAAGCGCGCGATTCACGCGCTGCTGAGCGCGGCGTCGTCCGAAACTCTCAACCGCCAACTGACTGCTGACAACCCTTCCACTCCCGGCATCGCCCCCATGCCGTGGCCGGCGTCGGTGGAGCAGGCGGTGGGGGAACTTGACCGCGCGATCAGGCACGACCTCGGCGGAAACGAGGCCTCGTCCGTCAGCCGCGTCGAGCTGCTTCGTCTGCTTTTCGACGCCCACTCCGCCATCCCCGAGCGGCTGGGCTGGCCCAGGTCGAAGGCCGACGCCGCCATCGCCCGCGCCCGCACGCACCTTGAGCAGCACGGCCTCGATCCCGTCAGCGCCGAGGCCATGCTGCGCTACGGCCGCCTCGCGGAACTGCTCGAAGGCGTCATCGTTCACCCCGGTGAGCGCAAGCCCACGCGCGGCGAGTCCGCCGACCGCGTGCTCACTCACCGCGTCTGGGGACTGCTCTTCTTCGTGGGGCTGATGACACTCGTCTTTCAGTCCATCTACACGCTCGCCGGACCGCTGATGGACGGCATCGACGCGCTGACGGGGTGGATGCAGGAGATCGCGGGGGGCTGGCTCGAATCCACGCCCATGCTGGCCAGTCTCGTCGCTGACGGCGTCATCGGCGGCGTCGGTTCGGTGGTCATCTTCCTGCCGCAGATTCTCATTCTGTTCTTCTTCATCGCGCTGCTGGAGGACACCGGCTACATGGCCCGGGCGGCCTTTCTGATGGACCGGATGTTCTCGTGGTGCGGGCTCAACGGCAAGAGCTTCGTCCCCATGCTCTCCAGTTACGCCTGCGCGATTCCCGGAGTGATGGCCACCCGCACCATCGAAGACCCCAAGGCCCGGCTGGTCACCATCCTCATCGCGCCGCTCATGTCCTGCTCGGCCCGCCTGCCGGTCTACGTGCTGCTCATCGGCGCCTTCGTGGAGCCGCGCTACGGACCGTGGTGGGCGGGGTTCACGCTGGTGGCGATGCACTTCGTGGGGCTGCTGGTGGCGATTCCCGTGGCCATGGCGCTCAACCGGTGGGTCATCAGGGGCACGCGCATCCCCTTCGTGATGGAGATGCCGCCCTACCGCACGCCGCAGCTCCGCGACGTGCTCTGGCGCATGGTGGAGCGCGGCGGGGCGTTCCTGCGCCGCGCCGGCACCATCATCTTCGCCATGACGATCATCATCTGGGCCCTGGTGTACTTCCCCCGCTCCGCATCGGTGGAGCAGGCGGCGACGCAGCGGTTCATAGACCAGACGGCGGCGGAGATGGCTCTTCCCGCCGCCGATGTGGCGGATCTGGTCGAACGGAACGACGCCGACGCGAATGATCGCTTCGACGAGGAGCTGGCCGCGCGTCTGTCCAACAGCGTGGAAGGCGCCTTCGTGGAGCACAGCTACCTCGGGCGGCTGGGGCGGACCGTGCAGCCGATCTTCTCGCCCGCGGGCTTCGACTGGCGCATCACCATCGGCGTGCTGGCGAGTTTTCCGGCGCGCGAAGTGATCATCGCAACGCTGGGAATCATCTACAACCTGGGCAGCGAGGTGGATGAGGAGTCCGACACGCTCGTCGCCGCGATGCGGAACGCCCGCTGGGAGAGCGGACCCCGCGCGGGAGAACCGGTGTTCACCATCCCGGTGGCGGCGGCGATCATGGTCTTCTTCGCCCTCTGCCTGCAGTGCGGCAGCACGGTGGCGGTCATCGCGCGCGAATCCGCATGGAAGTGGGCCATCTTCGCCTTCTGCTACATGACGGCCCTGGCGTGGGTGGGCGCGGTGCTGACGTACCAGACCCTGCGCCTGGTCATCGCATCGTGA
- a CDS encoding FeoA domain-containing protein produces MARTLDQLNKGGAARIVAIRGDAPLTQRLLAMGVMPGSRVRLVGVAPLGDPITIEGPAGRVSLRRVEAATVVVDETA; encoded by the coding sequence GTGGCCCGCACGCTTGACCAGCTGAACAAGGGCGGCGCTGCTCGCATCGTCGCCATCCGCGGCGACGCACCGCTCACTCAGCGCCTGCTGGCCATGGGCGTCATGCCTGGCAGTCGCGTGCGCCTGGTCGGCGTGGCGCCGCTGGGCGACCCCATCACCATCGAAGGGCCTGCCGGTCGTGTGTCGCTGCGACGGGTCGAGGCGGCGACGGTCGTGGTCGACGAAACCGCGTGA
- a CDS encoding ferrous iron transport protein A — protein MQVSTLDTLSRGARGEILAVGDRSGSAGRLRCMGLREGVVVEVMADCDPTMLRVEGCCLAVGRELLRDVTICRCGCEKEDAASQALARSLGAKRRGPHA, from the coding sequence GTGCAGGTGAGCACGCTTGACACCCTTTCCCGCGGCGCCCGGGGCGAGATTCTCGCCGTGGGCGATCGCTCCGGCTCGGCCGGGCGTCTTCGCTGCATGGGACTGCGGGAAGGGGTCGTGGTGGAGGTGATGGCCGACTGCGACCCGACCATGTTGCGCGTTGAGGGCTGCTGCCTGGCGGTCGGTCGGGAGCTGCTGCGGGACGTGACCATCTGCCGCTGCGGGTGCGAGAAGGAGGATGCCGCGTCGCAGGCCCTCGCACGCTCGCTCGGGGCCAAGAGACGTGGCCCGCACGCTTGA
- a CDS encoding ankyrin repeat domain-containing protein has translation MKRYFPQVRHPRLILGAIVLAATACSLALTAWNRGRQATERLLIAIEAADVAAVRDAIAAGADVNDSREVIDPPVLGRRFRETWKGVTPLYRAAACGEPAIVRLLIDAGAATEAVIEPPRWTSLHRACLFGDEPTIIALLDGGASIDVQDGLGRTPLDLAMKRRMFSRPTLERLGMAPLHTVER, from the coding sequence GTGAAGCGGTACTTCCCCCAGGTTCGACACCCGCGGCTGATCCTTGGCGCCATTGTACTGGCGGCGACGGCGTGCTCGCTGGCGCTCACCGCATGGAATCGGGGTCGTCAGGCCACGGAGCGACTGCTCATCGCCATCGAGGCCGCGGATGTCGCCGCGGTGCGTGACGCCATTGCAGCCGGCGCGGATGTCAACGATTCGAGGGAGGTCATCGATCCTCCGGTGCTGGGTCGGCGCTTCCGTGAAACGTGGAAGGGCGTGACGCCTCTCTATCGCGCCGCCGCCTGCGGCGAACCGGCGATTGTTCGGCTGCTGATCGACGCCGGGGCCGCCACCGAGGCGGTGATCGAGCCCCCGCGCTGGACGTCGCTGCATCGCGCGTGCCTGTTCGGTGATGAGCCGACCATCATCGCGCTGCTGGATGGCGGTGCATCCATTGACGTTCAGGATGGTCTTGGGCGCACGCCGCTTGACCTGGCGATGAAGCGACGGATGTTCTCCCGCCCCACGCTGGAGCGACTGGGGATGGCGCCGCTTCACACCGTCGAACGATGA
- a CDS encoding enoyl-CoA hydratase/isomerase family protein gives MLIQRREDHVAILSLNDPTKRNALSMAMFDALDAALETLRRDAGTRVILLRGEGPAFCAGFDLGAAVEHPAVMSVFIERLSTLLRAIRRLPQPVVASVHGAAVAGGCAVVSACDLVFVESSTKLGYPVHRIGLSPAVTLPTLIPKVGDGAARALVMSGELIDGATACRIGLASHVISGEAAMGGAATDFARGLAAKPPGAVRATKAWLNELDGSLADDHFDLPARDSARFADDPASVELLRAAWRRGR, from the coding sequence ATGCTTATTCAACGCCGCGAAGATCACGTCGCGATCCTGTCGCTGAACGATCCAACGAAGCGAAACGCCCTGTCAATGGCCATGTTCGACGCGCTGGACGCGGCGTTGGAAACGCTGCGCCGGGATGCCGGGACACGGGTGATCCTGCTGCGCGGCGAAGGCCCGGCGTTCTGCGCCGGCTTCGACCTCGGGGCGGCGGTGGAGCATCCGGCGGTGATGAGCGTCTTCATCGAGCGGCTTTCAACGTTGCTGCGCGCGATCCGGCGCCTGCCTCAGCCGGTGGTGGCGTCGGTCCATGGCGCCGCGGTGGCCGGGGGATGCGCCGTGGTGTCCGCGTGCGATCTGGTATTCGTTGAATCGAGCACGAAACTGGGCTACCCCGTGCATCGCATCGGGTTGTCGCCCGCCGTCACGCTGCCGACGTTGATTCCCAAGGTGGGCGATGGGGCCGCGCGGGCTCTTGTGATGTCGGGTGAGTTGATTGACGGGGCAACCGCATGCCGAATCGGTCTGGCGTCGCACGTGATCTCCGGCGAGGCGGCGATGGGTGGCGCGGCGACCGATTTCGCGCGGGGTCTGGCCGCCAAGCCGCCCGGCGCGGTGCGCGCGACGAAGGCATGGCTCAACGAACTGGATGGATCGCTCGCTGACGATCATTTCGACCTGCCGGCGCGGGACTCCGCCCGCTTCGCGGACGACCCGGCCTCGGTCGAGCTGCTGCGCGCGGCGTGGCGGCGCGGGAGGTAG
- the recO gene encoding DNA repair protein RecO has protein sequence MPTVTDEAICIRHWDYSETSQTVGLFSRDHGVVRGLAKGAKREKGRFSGGIDLLARGEFVAIIKPGRDLHTLTEWTLLEVYWPLRRHLEAHRLGLFMADLIHHMVQDHDPHPGLYRTLVTALGGLGDSANHGRLTLAFLWSLLTETGYQPSIETHGEGDAGNTDGDGQSVYLFAPESGGLIRGGDAGPRWRVRRETVELLRRVTTGAPLPAQDTPAVGRACRLLAAYVRHILGHEPPTMSMVFPDLQTPRTSSSGDPTRRDGSSRR, from the coding sequence GTGCCCACCGTCACCGACGAAGCCATCTGCATCCGGCACTGGGATTACTCCGAAACATCCCAGACGGTCGGGCTGTTCTCCCGCGATCACGGCGTGGTCCGGGGGCTGGCCAAGGGCGCCAAGCGTGAGAAAGGCCGCTTCAGCGGCGGCATCGACCTGCTGGCGCGGGGCGAGTTTGTCGCCATCATCAAGCCCGGGCGCGACCTGCACACCCTGACCGAGTGGACGCTGCTGGAGGTCTACTGGCCCCTGCGGCGCCACCTGGAGGCCCACCGGCTCGGACTGTTCATGGCCGACCTCATCCACCACATGGTGCAGGACCACGACCCTCATCCCGGCCTGTATCGCACGCTGGTGACGGCGCTCGGCGGGCTGGGAGACTCGGCCAATCATGGTCGTCTCACGCTTGCGTTCCTGTGGTCGCTGCTCACGGAGACCGGCTATCAGCCCTCGATTGAGACGCATGGTGAAGGCGATGCCGGAAACACCGACGGAGATGGACAGTCGGTGTACCTCTTCGCGCCGGAATCCGGAGGATTGATCCGTGGAGGCGACGCCGGACCACGCTGGCGCGTGCGGCGTGAGACAGTCGAGCTGCTGCGGCGCGTGACGACCGGCGCGCCCTTGCCGGCGCAGGACACGCCGGCCGTCGGCAGGGCCTGCCGCCTGCTGGCGGCGTATGTCCGGCACATCCTGGGTCACGAGCCGCCCACGATGTCGATGGTCTTTCCGGATCTGCAGACGCCGCGAACGTCATCCTCCGGCGATCCGACGAGGCGCGATGGATCATCCCGCCGGTGA